The Lycium barbarum isolate Lr01 chromosome 12, ASM1917538v2, whole genome shotgun sequence genome includes a region encoding these proteins:
- the LOC132621405 gene encoding probable pectinesterase 53 isoform X1, producing MASSRMKLLELLFILMLFAISTNAAKRGEYARRDNTLRVANEDGYLNWINRMSSRNHSVFQEAKNKLEPCKLIKVNKHPKSGDFTTVQQAIDSIPIVNSCRVVISVSPGIYREKIEIPATMAYITLEGAGSSKTTIKWDDTADRAGKDGQPLGTYGSATFAVNSPYFIARNITFKNVAPPPPSGALGKQAVALRISADTAAFINCKFIGAQDTLYDQRGRHYFKNCYIQGSVDFIFGNGLSLYENCHLRAKTKSYGALTAQKRESLLEETGFSFLNCKVTGSGALYLGRAWGTFSRVVFAYTYMDKIITPKGWYDWGDKNRHMTVFYGQFKCSGPGADHGGRVQWSRELTEQEAKPFISLSFIDGHEWILNI from the exons ATGGCTAGTTCCAGGATGAAATTATTAGAACTGCTTTTTATCCTAATGTTGTTTGCTATTAGCACAAATGCGGCTAAAAGGGGTGAGTATGCCAGGAGGGATAATACATTGAGGGTAGCTAATGAAGATGGCTACTTGAATTGGATTAATCGCATGAGTTCTCGCAATCATTCTGTCTTTCAAGAAGCGAAAAACAAATTAGAGCCTTGCAAATTAATTAAGGTGAATAAACATCCCAAGTCTGGGGATTTTACTACGGTTCAACAAGCTATCGACTCAATTCCAATAGTCAATTCGTGTCGAGTGGTTATTTCCGTTAGTCCTGGAATTTACAG GGAGAAGATTGAAATCCCAGCAACAATGGCTTACATTACCCTGGAAGGTGCTGGTTCAAGCAAAACAACCATCAAATGGGATGACACTGCAGATAGGGCAGGAAAAGATGGCCAGCCATTGGGAACTTATGGTTCTGCAACTTTTGCTGTTAATTCCCCCTACTTCATTGCCAGAAACATCACCTTTAAG AATGTAGCGCCACCGCCACCATCAGGGGCACTGGGAAAGCAAGCGGTGGCATTAAGAATCTCAGCAGACACAGCGGCGTTCATAAATTGCAAGTTCATTGGAGCACAAGACACATTGTATGATCAGAGGGGCAGGCATTATTTCAAGAATTGCTACATTCAAGGTTCGGTAGATTTCATATTTGGAAATGGGCTGTCTCTCTATGAGAATTGTCATTTACGTGCCAAAACAAAAAGCTATGGAGCCTTGACAGCCCAGAAGAGGGAGAGCTTACTGGAGGAAACTGGATTCTCTTTTTTGAATTGCAAGGTTACTGGATCTGGTGCTCTTTATTTGGGCAGGGCTTGGGGTACTTTCTCTCGGGTCGTCTTTGCTTACACTTACATGGATAAGATCATCACACCAAAGGGATGGTATGATTGGGGGGATAAGAACAGGCATAT GACGGTATTTTATGGGCAATTCAAGTGTTCAGGACCAGGGGCTGACCATGGTGGCAGGGTGCAATGGTCCAGGGAGCTCACTGAACAAGAAGCCAAACCTTTCATCTCGCTCAGCTTCATCGATGGTCATGAATGGATTCTTAATATTTGA
- the LOC132621405 gene encoding probable pectinesterase 53 isoform X2, translating into MASSRMKLLELLFILMLFAISTNAAKRGEYARRDNTLRVANEDGYLNWINRMSSRNHSVFQEAKNKLEPCKLIKVNKHPKSGDFTTVQQAIDSIPIVNSCRVVISVSPGIYREKIEIPATMAYITLEGAGSSKTTIKWDDTADRAGKDGQPLGTYGSATFAVNSPYFIARNITFKNVAPPPPSGALGKQAVALRISADTAAFINCKFIGAQDTLYDQRGRHYFKNCYIQGSVDFIFGNGLSLYENCHLRAKTKSYGALTAQKRESLLEETGFSFLNCKVTGSGALYLGRAWGTFSRVVFAYTYMDKIITPKGWTVFYGQFKCSGPGADHGGRVQWSRELTEQEAKPFISLSFIDGHEWILNI; encoded by the exons ATGGCTAGTTCCAGGATGAAATTATTAGAACTGCTTTTTATCCTAATGTTGTTTGCTATTAGCACAAATGCGGCTAAAAGGGGTGAGTATGCCAGGAGGGATAATACATTGAGGGTAGCTAATGAAGATGGCTACTTGAATTGGATTAATCGCATGAGTTCTCGCAATCATTCTGTCTTTCAAGAAGCGAAAAACAAATTAGAGCCTTGCAAATTAATTAAGGTGAATAAACATCCCAAGTCTGGGGATTTTACTACGGTTCAACAAGCTATCGACTCAATTCCAATAGTCAATTCGTGTCGAGTGGTTATTTCCGTTAGTCCTGGAATTTACAG GGAGAAGATTGAAATCCCAGCAACAATGGCTTACATTACCCTGGAAGGTGCTGGTTCAAGCAAAACAACCATCAAATGGGATGACACTGCAGATAGGGCAGGAAAAGATGGCCAGCCATTGGGAACTTATGGTTCTGCAACTTTTGCTGTTAATTCCCCCTACTTCATTGCCAGAAACATCACCTTTAAG AATGTAGCGCCACCGCCACCATCAGGGGCACTGGGAAAGCAAGCGGTGGCATTAAGAATCTCAGCAGACACAGCGGCGTTCATAAATTGCAAGTTCATTGGAGCACAAGACACATTGTATGATCAGAGGGGCAGGCATTATTTCAAGAATTGCTACATTCAAGGTTCGGTAGATTTCATATTTGGAAATGGGCTGTCTCTCTATGAGAATTGTCATTTACGTGCCAAAACAAAAAGCTATGGAGCCTTGACAGCCCAGAAGAGGGAGAGCTTACTGGAGGAAACTGGATTCTCTTTTTTGAATTGCAAGGTTACTGGATCTGGTGCTCTTTATTTGGGCAGGGCTTGGGGTACTTTCTCTCGGGTCGTCTTTGCTTACACTTACATGGATAAGATCATCACACCAAAGGGATG GACGGTATTTTATGGGCAATTCAAGTGTTCAGGACCAGGGGCTGACCATGGTGGCAGGGTGCAATGGTCCAGGGAGCTCACTGAACAAGAAGCCAAACCTTTCATCTCGCTCAGCTTCATCGATGGTCATGAATGGATTCTTAATATTTGA